In the genome of Gammaproteobacteria bacterium, one region contains:
- a CDS encoding HU family DNA-binding protein, whose protein sequence is MNKSELIDGVASAANLSKAEAARAVDGAIATVTQALKSGDQVTIVGFGTFLVRHRDARAGRNPRTGETIQIKASKVPAFKAGKALKDAVN, encoded by the coding sequence ATGAATAAATCCGAATTAATTGATGGTGTCGCTAGTGCTGCGAATTTAAGTAAAGCTGAAGCTGCACGTGCGGTCGATGGGGCAATTGCTACCGTTACACAAGCGCTGAAATCTGGAGACCAGGTAACAATCGTTGGTTTTGGAACTTTCCTCGTTCGTCATCGTGACGCACGTGCTGGACGCAATCCTCGCACCGGGGAAACTATCCAGATCAAAGCATCAAAAGTACCCGCATTTAAGGCTGGCAAAGCTCTAAAAGACGCAGTAAACTAG